The segment TAGTCCAGGTCGGCAACCACGGCCGGGCCGTCGCCAAAGGTCTTGCCCATGAAGCCGACGTACCGCGCCGGCCAAGCCGACTCCCAGGAGCCGAGAGATACCCAGGGAGCCTGGTCGCTGCGTCGCAGGCTCATGGCGTAGCTGCGGCCCGTCTTGGTGATGCGCAGGAATACGTCACGGGCGTCGCCCTTGTCCACAAGGAATCTGGGCTGCCCGGTGGGCTCGCACCAGATCTCCGGCTTGTCCTTCGGGTTGCCCAGGGCCGGCGCGTAGAAGGGTCCCCAGGCCAGGACGAAGCGACGCGAGAAGCCAACGATCAGCCCGAGGTGGAAGTTGCTGTCCGGCCCGTGCGAGACGACGCGAAGGTGCGTCTCGACGGTGAAGTCCCCCTGCGGGGCTGCGGTGAGAAGCAGCGGCGCTTTGTCGGCCTCCCGGGCGTTCCAGTGATTGAAGCCGTCCTTGGACTGTGGCAGCGTGATGCGCAGACTGCCGGGTGAGTCCTTCAGGGAGTACGTCGGACCGGCCTTCGGGACAAACCACTCCCAGCGCGGGTTCAACGTGGGCCCGTCGAAACCGTCGTCGAAGTCAGCCTGGCACCATGCCGGACTGGTTAGGAGAGTCATGAGTAGCACCATCCGGGTGATCGTCGCTTTCATATGGGGCCTCCTGAGTCGGACTGCTATCGCTGAGGCGCCTGGCGGCAGCCGTAGGTCGTGCAGCCACCGTTCTCGCGCCAGCAATCAGTATGATGGGGTATCCCGCAGGCAGGGCAGACGAAACGCGGCTCTCCCTCGCGCAGCGGTGACTGACAGTATGGGCAGACTGGCTGACCGTTGTTCGCGGTGTGCCCCTCGTCGGGCGTGCCGCTCGCGGTCATGACGCTGCGGTCGATAGCCTCGACCTGCGGGTGCTCGCGACGCCATCGTTTCCTGCGTCGACGGTCCTCAAGCCAGTCGCCAAGAGGAAGGTAGGCGAGGAAGAG is part of the Armatimonadia bacterium genome and harbors:
- a CDS encoding RING finger protein; protein product: MRGRRRRFISPRRGETQNQNPGCGCLLTLWLVLVVLNTVAAALRSFFEWMAQVNWSTVVIASLGVVCLSGLLFLAYLPLGDWLEDRRRRKRWRREHPQVEAIDRSVMTASGTPDEGHTANNGQPVCPYCQSPLREGEPRFVCPACGIPHHTDCWRENGGCTTYGCRQAPQR